The Candidatus Sphingomonas colombiensis genome contains the following window.
AAAGACCGCGATCACCAAAGTCAGCAGGAAGACGATGAGCGTCGGCAATTGGTGGCGCAGCACGACGCCAAGCGCGCGCTCGTAACCGGTATCGAGCCGGCGAAAGCCGCTGTCCAACGCTTGCGTGACGCGATTGGTGCGCGGCTTTGGCGCTTTCAGGAACCGGCCGCAGAGCATCGGGGTGAGCGTCAGCGTCAGCACCATCGACACCAGCACGGCGGCGCTCAATGTAACAGCGAACTCGCGCATCAGCAGCCCGACCACACCGCCCATGAACATCAGCGGCGTGAATACCGCGATGAGCGAGATCGAGATCGAGAGGATGGTGAAGCCGATCTCTCCGGCGCCGGCGAGGGCGGCATCCAGCGGGGCTGCCCCCGCCTCGATATGCTGCCAGATCACCTCGACCATTACGATCGCATCATCGACGACGAAGCCGACCGCGATGGTGAGTGCCATCAATGACAGATTGTCGAGGCTGTAGTTGAGCGCGAGCATCACGCCGGCCGCGCCCAGCAGCGCCAGCGGAATCACCGCGCTGGGGATCAGGGTCGCGCGGATATCGAGCAGGAAGATGAAGATCACGATCACGACCAGCGCCACGGTGATCAGCAGCGTCTTCTCCACATCGAGCACGGAGGCCCTGATCGTTTGCGTGCTGTCGCGCAATATATGGACGTTGATGCCTGGCGGGATGCTCGCCTCAAGTTGCGGGAGCGAGGCGCGGATCTGACGGACGGTCTTGATGACATTGGCGCCGGGCTGTTTGTAGATGACGAGCAGGATGGATTTCCCGCTCTTGAATCCGGGATCGGTATTCGCCTTGCCGGGGAACACCCAGGCGCCGATCTGATTATTCTCCACGCTGGGGCTGGCGTTGCCGACATCTGAAAGTCGGATCGCCGCGCCGTTGCTATAGCCCACCACCAGATCTTGCCATGCGGTGGCATCGAGGAGTTGATCGTTGGCGTAAACCGTCAGCCCTTGCTGTGGTCCGGTAATTGATCCCTTTGGCGCATTGGTGGTTGCCGCGACCAGATTCGCACGGATCGTATCGATCTGAAGTCCGCGCGCCGCGATCTTGCGCGGATCGAGCTGAATGCGCACCGCCGGCTTCTGCTGTCCGCCGATGTTGACGAGGCCGACACCGGAGATGCGCGAAACCTGTTGGGAGAAGATCACATCGGCATAATTGTCGACCTGATCGAGCGGCAGTGTGTCGGAGGTCAGCGCGAGGATCATGATCGGCGCGTCGGCCGGGTTGACGCGCCGGATCGTGGGCTGCGCGGGCAGGTTGGACGGCAATTGCGCGCTGGCCGCGTTGATAGCCGCCTGCACCTGCTCGAAATCGGAATCGAGGCTTTGTGATAGCTGGAACTGTAGCGTAATACTGGTCGTGCCCTGCGAACTTGCCGAGGTCATCTGGAGGATGCCCGGAATAAGCGAGAATTGCCGTTCGAGCGGGGTCGCGACGTTCGATGCCATCGTCTCCGGGCTGGCGCCGGGGAGGCTGGTGCTGATCTGAAGCGTCGGGAAATCGACATTGGGCAGCGCCGCGACCGGCAGGCTGAGATAGGCGACGATCCCGATCAGCAAAATCGCCACCGCCAGCAGCGTCGTCGCGACGGGCCGCTCGATAAAGGGGCGCGAGAGGCTCAAGCGCCGGTTTGCCCGGGGGCAGGGCGGACGATGCGAACTTTCGATCCCGCCTTCAGCGTCATCTGGCCATCGACGACGACGATCTCTCCCGGCTTAACCCCGCTCTTCACCGCGGTCAGCGTGCCCTCTGCTCCCTCGGTCGCGATCGGGCGCATCGCCGCCGTGCCGTCTTTCCCGATGACGAAGGCATATTGCCCGCTCGGCCCGCGATTGACGGCGGTGGTGGGGATCACGACGGCGTTGCGGATCGTCTGGGTGGCCAGCTTCACGTTGACGAACTGGCCCGGCCACAGATGTCGGCCGCCGTTGGGAAAGCGCGCCTTGAGCTGCACCGTCCCCGTCGCCGGATCGACCCGATTGTCCGCGATGCGCAACTCGCCGGTATCGAGCAGTTCGCCGTCTTCCTGGCTGAGCGCCTGCACCGCGAGCGCGTTGCGAAAATCGCCTGACAACATGCGGATTTGATTGAAATCCCCTTCCGCGACGGTGAACGTCACCGCGATCGGCTGGATCTCGTTGAGCACCACGATCCCGCTTCCGCCCGATCCGCTGGCGGGCGTGTTGCTGGTCGCTGCGGCGGTGCTCGGGGTACTCGCGGTCGATCCGCTCGCGCTGACCAGATTGCCGGGATCGACGAGCCGCACGCCGACCCGCCCGGCAACCGGGGCGGTGATATGGCACCAGCGCAGATTGAGGCGCGCGGCGGCCACGGCGCCCTGGTCGATTTCCACCGTCCCTTCATCCTGCGCGACGGTCACCGCCTGATCCTCCGCGGTCTGCCGCGCGATCGAATCCTGGCTCTGGAGCAGTTGATATCGTTTCAGATCGAGCCGCGCGCCCGCCAATTGCGCCTGATCCCGGCGCAGCGTTCCCTCGGCCTGCTGGAGCGCGGCGAGATACGGTGAGGGATCGACCTCCGCGAGCACCTGCCCGGCGCGCACGTCGCTGCCTTCGGTGAAATTGACGCGGAGCAATTTGCCGCTGACCTGGGACAGGATCGTGATGCTGTTCCACGCCTGCGCGGCGCCCAGCCCGATGATCGAAATCGGCAGATCGCGGGAAACCGCTTTCGCCGCCGTTACCGGGATCGGCGGGGGCGGTGTCGCCTTCGCCGGGGGAGTGCGCAGCAGCACCCATGCCACCAATATGAGCGCCAAAAGCCCGAGAGCGCCAAGCACGATATGCCGCCTTCGCCGCGCTTCGATCATGCGCTTCTCCAAAAAGACGGTCGCGGGAAAATATCGCCGCACCGGCTATTCTGTAGCGGGCCTAAGAACGTTGCCACGGCGCTTTCGTTGCAACCGGATCACCTGTCCGCGCCGCCGATGCCGAACGAGGAAACCGAAAAAGGATTGCATAACCCGGCGGCACGAGGCCGAATGGCGCTGCCGCCAACGAGCGGGAGGGAGAGGATCGGGATGAGGGCTTTCACATGGTGAGCGCGCGCGACCCGCTGGCGACGCCGCACAAGGCGCACTGGCCGATGCCGACGCGCGCGCCGGATGGCGCACCGAATATCGTCGTCATCCTGTTCGACGATGTCGGGTTCGCCGATTTCGGCTGCTACGGATCGACGATCCGCACGCCGGCGATCGACGCGATCGCGGCGCGCGGCCTGCGCTATTCCGGTTTCCACACCACCGCGATGTGCTCCACCACCCGCGCCGCACTGATGACCGGGCGCAACCATCATTCGGTCGGCATGGGCTGTCTCGCCAATTTCGACAGTGGCTATCCCGGCTATCGCGGCAAGATCCGCAAGGAGGCGGGTACGCTGGCGGAGATGCTGCGCCCGCACGGCTATAACAATTACATGGTCGGCAAATGGCACGTCACGCCACTCGGTGAGACGGGGCCGGCCGGCCCGGTCGACGGATGGCCGCTGGGGCGCGGGTTCGATCGCTTTTACGGCTTCATGGACGCCGAGACCGATCAATATGCGCCCGAGCTGGTGCGCGACAACACGCCGGCCACCCCGCCGGGAACCTATGAGAGCGGCTATCACCTGACGACCGATCTGACCGACGAGGCGATCCGCTTCGTGGGCGATCACATCGCGGCCAAGCCCGATGCGCCGTTCCTGCTGTGGCTCGCTTATGGCGCCTGCCATGCCCCGCATCAGGCGCCGCATGATCTGATCCTGCAATATGACGCAGAGTTCGGGCACGGCTGGGATATCGAGCGCGAACGACGCCTCGCCGCGATGAAGGACGCAGGGCTGGTCCCGCCCGACACGCATATGCCGCCGCGCAACGATTTCGTGCAGCCGTGGGACAGCTACGACACGGACCAGCGGCGCCTCTTCACGCGGTTGCAGGCCGCCTATGCGGCGATGCTGGATCATGCCGATCGCAATATCGCGCGGCTGATGGCGTTCCTCGATCGCGCCGGCCTGACCGACGATACGCTGGTGCTCGTGCTGTCGGACAATGGCGCGAGCCAGGAAGGGATGCTCTACGGCTTCGTCAACGCGATGGGGCCGTACAACCAGCGACCGGAATCGATCGAGGAAAAGATCGCGCGGATCGACGATATCGGCGGCCCCGATACGCACGCCAATTTCCCGCTCGGCTGGGCGATGGCGGCGAACACGCCGCTACGCCGCTACAAGCAAAACACGCATGGCGGCGGCATCCGCGATCCGCTTGTCGTGAGCTGGCCCGCGCGCATCCCCGCGCGTGGCGAGATGCGGCACCAGTTCGCGCATTGCGTCGATGTGGTGCCGACGCTGCTCGACCTCATCGGGCTCGCCCCGCCCGAACAGGTGAATGGTGTGCCCCAGATGCCGCTGGAGGGGACGAGCTTCGCGGCCAGCCTGCTCGACGCGAACGCCCCGGCGCGCGATGGCCCCCAATATTTCGAGATGTTCGGCCATCGCGGGATCATCCATCAGGGCTGGAAGGCGGTCGCCTTCCACCCGCCCGGCACGCCATATGACGGTGATAAATGGGAGCTGTTCCACCTCGACAGCGACTTTTCCGAAACCAACAATCTCGCCGAAGCGGAGCCGGCGCGCCTCGCCGCGCTGATCGATCTGTGGTGGCAGGAGGCGGAGGCGCATGACGTCTTGCCGCTGGACGATCGCTTCGGCCCGCGTTTCGCGGAGAATGCCGCACGGCGGCTCGGCGCGCGGCGGGTGTTCACCTTCCACAAGGGGATGGGCCATATCCCGACCGATATCGCGCCCGATCTGCGTGCGCGAAGCTACAAGATCGAGGCGCATGCCCATGTCCGCCCCGGCGACGAGGGCGTGCTGATCGCGCATGGCGACGCCACCTGCGGCTACAGCCTGTTCCTGCGCGACGGCCATCTGCATTTCGATGTGAACGTGGGGGAGCATCAGATCGTGCGCTCAGATGCGCCCGTCGCCCCCGGCGATCATGTCCTTACGGTAGAGGTCGTCCACGGTGCGCCGGCCACAATTGCGCTCAGGGTCGATGAAGCAATGGTGGGCACCGGGACGATTCGCCACGGCTTCGTCAATTTCATCTCATGGTCCGGGCTCGACATCGGGCATGACCGATCGAGCCCCGTATCGGACTATGCCGCGCCGTTCGCCTTTACCGGCGAGCTTCGCAAAGTCGTGGTGACCATCCTCGACGGCGCATCGGGCGATGACGAAGCCGCGGCGCAGGTGCTGCTCGCGCGGGAGTGAACGGCGTCGCCCGGATTTCGGGCTGACCCGGCAAAATGTGGGAAAAGCGCTGGTGGGTCCGCCGGGGCTCGAACCCGGGACCTCTCGATTAAAAGTCGCTTGCTCTACCAACTGAGCTACGGACCCTCACCAGCGCCACGCCGGTTAGGGAGCGCGCGCCGCCGGGTCAACCGTGTGTGAAGCTGCTTTGCATTTAGTCCGGTCACCGGATCGCGCCAGGAGGGAGCGAGATCGGCCAGCGGACGCAGCACGAAATCGCGTTCGCGCAATGCCACATGAGGAATGACGAGGCCGGGCGAACGCCATATGCCGCCCGACCAGGCGATAATGTCGAGATCGATCACGCGGGCGCCCCAGCGCCGCCCGCGTCGGCGGCCGAAGGCGTGCTCGATTTTCTTCAGGCGTACCAACAGTTCCGGGGGCGTGTCGTCGCTCTCGATCAGTGCGACGGCATTGGCATAAGCGCGATTCGATGGGCCGAGCGGCGCGCTGGTGATGATCGGCGACATGTGTTTCGCACCGATCGCCGCCAGCGCCGCGCGCAATTCCGCGCGCGGATCGCCGTGGCGACCCCGGCGATTGGAGCCGAGCGCGATCAGGTAGCTTTGCGTCATTCAGCGCAAGCCTCTACCCGATTAGCGATGACCAGCGTAGCATCACCTCTGCCCGCCACCGAGCCATCGCACGATTGCTCGAATTGTCCCCGCCTCGCCGCCGTGCGCGAGGAATTGCGCGTGACGCATCCCGATTGGTGGAACGCCCCGGTGCCGCTGTTCGGCGATCCCGATGCGTGGCTGGTGGTTGTCGGCCTGGCGCCGGGCAAGGATGGCGCGAATCGCACCGGGCGACCGTTTACCGGCGATTTCGCGGGGGCATTGCTCTTCGCCACGCTCGCGAAGTTTGGGCTGAGCGAGGGCGCGTACAAAGGACGGTTGGACGATGGCGTGGCGCTGAAGGGCGTCGCGGTGGTGAATGCGGTGCGGTGCCTGCCCCCCGCGAACAAGCCGACGCCGGAGGAAATCCGCTCCTGCCGCCCCTTTCTGCAAGCGCCGATCGACGCGCTTCCCCATGCGCGCGTGTTCGTCGCGCTGGGGCAGATCGCGCACCAGTCGACGGTCAAGGTGCTGGGCGGGAAGCTGCCCAAGGCGCGTTTCGCGCATCTCGCCGAGCATCGCGTGCCGGATGGGCGGATGCTGATCGATAGCTATCATTGCTCGCACTACAATCAGAGCACCGGGCGCCTGACGCCCGCGATGTTCGAGGCGGTATTCGAGCGCGCACTGGCCCTGCGCGGCTAGCGCCGGGCGTTTCCGCCCAATCGTAAAATTTTTTTAACGACCCCGTGCGGGAGGGCCGGGGCCGCGTCGTCATGGGCAATGTAGCGGGCAAGGGGGAAGTCCGCTGCGTTGTAGGAGGGAACGGCGTGTTTCAGGACTTCATGCGCCCGGATCGGTTTGGCGCGACGACATTCGAGGGGGGAGGTCGTTCGCGTGGCTGGTCTGTCTTGCTACCGTTTTTCAATGAGCGGGATTATCTTCGCGACACGGTGGCAAGTCTGGCGGGGCAGTCGGAACCGCCGTTCCTGATACTGATCGACAACGGCAGCTCGGACGGCAGCGCCGAAGTGGCGGTCGAAGTGGCGCGCGAATATGGCGTGCCGCATCTGCTGGTGCATGAGCCGCGTCCCGGCAAGGTTGCGGCACTGGCGGCGGGGTTGCCGTTCGTCGCGACCCCTTATGTCGCGACGTGCGACGCCGACACCTGGTATCCGCCGCATTATCTGGCCGCCGGGCAAGCGCTGCTCGAGCAGGACGGACGGGGCGGCGCGGGGGCCTATTTCGTGTCGCGCCGCGCGAGCGTCGCCGAACGCGCGGCGGGCGCATTCCAGATCCAGCTCGTCGCGCGGCTGTTCCCCGGACAGTGCCATGCCGGTGGCGCCGGGCAGGTGTTTCGCACGAGCACGCTGCGCCGCGCGGGCGGGTTCGATCCCGCGCGCTGGAATCTTGTGCTGGAGGATCACGAGGTGATCCATCGCCTGCTTCAGCAGGGCTCGATGGGTTATGGCGCGGCTCTGTGGTGTGCGCCCGCGCCGCGCAAGCGCGATCGTGCCTCGGTGCGGTGGACCGTCGCGGAGCGGCTTTGTTATCTCGCCATGGCCGCACGCGCCGGTGACTGGTTCTTCTACGATTATCTCGCGCGCCGCCTCATCCGCCGGAAATTGTCGAGCGATCGCTTGCGCGAACGGCGTTTCCAGGCCGGCGGCGGTTCGCCGGCCGCACAGGAGGCGTTCGTGCCCGCGATGGTGACGGCATGAGCGCGCCGCGCCTTATCGTTTGCGCCGACGATTTCGCTCTGTCGCGCCTGATCAGCGAGACGATCGCGTCGCTCGCGCATAAGGGCCGTATTAACGCGATCAGTTGCATGACGGTCTGCCCCGGCTGGGCGCGCGACGTCGAACTGCTCGAGGGGCTGCCGTCGAGCGTCCAGCTCGGGCTGCATCTTACGCTCACCTGCGAGGAGCCGCTTACCGACATGCCGGAATATCTGCCCGACGGCGGCCGGATGCCGGAGATCGATCCGCTGACCGCGGCGGCGGCGAAGGGCAATTTGCCACTCGAAGAGATTGCGTGCGAGATCGACGCGCAATTTCGCGCCTTCCGCAAGGCGACCGGCCGCGCGCCCGATTTCGTTGACGCGCATCAGCATGCCCATGTCCTTCCCGGCATCCGCCGACTGTTCCTCGACGCGGTGGCCGAACATGCGCCCAACGCGTGGATTCGCGATTGCGGCGACCGGGTGAGCGCGATCGCGGCGCGGCCCTATCGCGGCAAGGCGATCGGCAGCGCCTATCATGCGCGTGGCCTGCGGCGCGCGGCGGCGCGGCGCGGGATTGCCTGCAATACCAGCTTCGCGGGGCATTACGATTTCCGCAGCGATTATGAAGCGATCTTCCCGCGCTTCCTGCGGCGGCCGGGCAAGATGCATCTCATCATGTGCCACCCCGGCGCGGGGACGTTGCCCGGCGACGATATCGCCGACGCTCGCCCGCGTGAGGCAGCGGCCTTGCACCGGATGCGGATCGCGGACATGGCTCGCGCGCATGGCCTGGAATTCGACGCATGACATTGCGCGCGCTCCCACGCTGCGAGAGAGCGCCTGATGGCGGAGCCGACACTGGTTTCCGCTTATGGGGAGCAGCGCGCCTTGTTGATGCGCCTGCTCACCGCGCGGCTGGGCAGCGCGACGGACGCAGAGGATGCGTTGCAGGATCTGTGGTTTCGCATCGTCTCCAGCCCGGCCGGGCGGGTGGACAATCCGGCGGCCTATCTGATGCGCATGGCCGGCAATCTGGCGACCGATCGGCGGATCGCCGCGCGACGCCGTGCGACGCTGGAAACGCATTGGGTGGAATCGGGGGATTCGGCGATCGATCTGCCATCGCCGGAACGCGAAACGCTGGCGCGCGATGCGTTGCGCCGCGCGGATATGGTGATCGCCGCGATGCCGGAACGGATGCGCGTCGCCTATCGCCTGTTCCGCATCGATCACGTGCCGCAGCGCGAAATCGCGGATCAGTTGGGTATCTCGCTCAGCGCGGTAGAGAAATTGTTGCAGCGTGCCTATCGCCGGCTGCACGCCATGGCGGACGGAGTTGGCGATGAGTAACATCGACGACACGATCCTCGACGCGGCGATCGGCTGGCACGTCCGTCAGGCGGAGATGGACGAGCGGGCGTGGCTCGATTTCGTCACCTGGCTGGAGGCCGATCCGGCGCACGCTCGCGCTTATGACATGGTGAGCATGGCCGATGTGGAACGCCATGCACCGACGCGCGTCGATTTGCCGGTGGCCGCCAATGACGAAGACGGAATCGGCGCGCGGCGCTGGTATCGTCGTCGACCCGGCTTCGCGGTGGCAGCGGCGGCGTTTGCGGCGGCGATGGTCGGCAGCGTCGGGCTGATGGAGCAGCGGCGCGGCAGCGATGCCCCGATCGCGATTGCCGCAAACGGCCCGCGTATGCTTGCGCTTGCTGATGGCACGCGGGTCGCGATGGCATCGGGCGCGCGCATGACCATCGGTGGCGGCGATCAGCGTTCGGCGTCGGTGGAAAACGGGCGTGTCACTTTCCATGTCACGCATGATGCCGATCACCCCTTCACCGTGCGGATGGGCGATTGGGAAGTGCAGGACGTCGGCACGATATTCGCGATCACGCGCAGCGCCGATGGCGTGGACGTTAGCGTCAGCGAGGGATCGGTGCTGTTCGATCCCCAGAACAACCGCATCGCACTAAAGGCGGGCGAGGGGCTCACTGTTCTTCCGGGGAATCGGATGGTGCGATCGCGACTCGATTCGAATCAGGCGCGGACCGTGGTTTTTTCAGGTCAGCCGATTCGATTCGCTGCGGAAACGATCGGACTTGTCCTGGGACGGGACGTTCGTGCCGATGATAGCGTGGCGCTGACGCCCTTTACCGGCATCGTTCGATTGACGGGCGACGCGCCCCGCGACATGGCGCATCTTGCGGAACTGACAGGAATGCGCGTTTCTCATGAGGGGGATGGCTGGATCATCGCATCGTCGGCTGGGCCGACGCGCTAGGTTCGCCATTGTTGTGGCGGGCGCGCTGATCGCCGCGCCGCTCGCCGCCGCCCCCGCGGAGCCGGTTTCGCTTCAAACCGCGCTATTGCAACTCGCCACCCGCACCGGGGACGAGATCGTCAGCGTTGAGCCGGGGCTGCGCGCGATCCGTGTCCAGCCGCCGCCGCCGGGCCTGTCCGCCGAAGCGGCGCTGCGCCGCCTGTTGCGGGGCACTGGCTATCGCGCGGAGCGAATCGGGCCGCGCAGCTATCGCGTGGTCCGTGCGCCGGAGCGCCGGCCCGCGCCGGTGAAGGCTCCATCTGCGGCGGTGGAGGGGGAGGCGGCGCCCGAAGTTCTCGTCACCGCCAGCAAGCAGCACGTGCCGTTGCTGCGCTTTCCCGCGTCGATCCTCACCATCCGGCCACAAGCGAGCCCCGCGAACAGCCCCACCGCGGACCTGACAGACGCGGTGCGCTCCACCCCGGTATTGCAGTCCACCGCGCTTGGGCCGGGGCGCGACAAGATCTTCATCCGGGGCATCGCCGACAGCAGCTTCAACGGCGCGACACAGGCGACGACGAGCTATTATCTTGATGATGTGCAGATGAGCTATTCGACGCCGGAGCCGGGGCTGGCGCTGGTCGACGTTCGCTCGATCGAGGTGATGGAGGGGCCGCAGGGCACGCTCTACGGTGCGGGCGCGATCGGGGGGATCATCCGTATCGTGCCGAATCCGGCGCAACCCGGCGTCTTCCACGGCGCGATCGCCGCCAGCGGCGCGGCGACGGTGGAGGGGCGGCCGGGCGGCGATATATCGGGTTTCGTCAATCTGCCGCTGGCGGGCGGCGTCGCGGCGGTGCGGCTCGTCGGCTATCAGTCGCGCGAGGGCGGTTATATCGACGATCCGCTGCTCAACCGTCACGCGATCAACGCGATCGATCGGATCGGCGGCCGTGCCTCCGTGCGGATCGAAGCGGGGGACGGGTGGCAGGTCGACGCCACCGGGCTGGGGCAGCGGATATCGGCCGGCGATGCGCAATATATCGATCTCGGTGGAGAGGATTTGTCGCGATCGGCGCGCGCGGCACAGCCTTATTGGAACAGCATCCTGCTTGGGCGCGTCAGCATCACCAAGCGCTGGGCGAGCGGGCTTGAGTTCGTTTCGGTCAGCGGGGTCAGCCAATATGACGCCGAGGATCATTTCGATGCCACCCCGCCGGGCGCGCCGGAGGCCATCGGCTACACGACTGTGCGCTCCAACCTGCTCTGGACCAACGAAGTGCGCCTGTCGCGTTCGGGCGCGAATGGCGAATCGTGGGTGGTCGGGCTGGCGGTGCTGCGCAATCGCGACGCCGAAAATCGCACGCTCGGCCCAGCCAACAACCCGAGCGATATCATCGGCGTCACGAACGTATCCCAGAACGTGTCGATGTTCAGCGAACTGACCGAGCCGCTTTCCCGCAATTTCTCGGCAACCCTGGGCCTGCGCGCTACCGAGGCGCGCGTCGACGGCTATCCGTCGATCAAGCCGCGCGCGGGCGATCTGGTGCGCGGGCGAATGACGCGGCGCATCGACCCAACGCTCGCGCTGTCATGGCAACTCGCGCCGAGCCTGTCAGTCTATGGCCGTTATCAATCCGGTTTCCGCACCGGGGGCCTCGCGGTGGCGCGCGGGATCGGGCGCGTCGCGGAGTTCAAATCCGATGCGATCGGGATGGGAGAAATCGGCGTTCGGCGGCTGCGGCGCGGCGTGACCGGCGTCAATCTTACCGCCGCATTCTCCTATGCGCGCTGGCACGATATCCAGGCCGATCTGATCGACCGGCGCGGCCAGCCCTACACCGCGAATATCGGCAATGCCCATATCTTCACGGCGGAGACGAGCGCGGATTGGGTGCCGATCGCGCCGCTGCGTTTCGATCTGTCCATGCTCTACACCGTCAATCGCGTCACCGGCCCGCTGGCCGCGACATCGGCGTTGGACAATCAACGCCTGCCGAATACGCCACCGTTCAGCGCACACGGCGGGATCAGCTATAAATGGAATGCATTCGGCGGCACGATGCATGCGACGGGCGCGGTGGACTATATCGGTCGCTCCGTGCTGGGCACCGGGCGCTATCTGGATTTTGAGCAGGGGGAATATGCCGTCCTGTCGGCGCGGACCGAATGGTCACGCCGTGACCTGACCCTGTGGCTGGCGGCCGACAACCTTACCGACAGCCGGGGCAATCGCTTCGCATTCGGCAACCCGTTCACGCTGGCGATGCGTGCGCAGAGCACGCCGGTGCGCCCCACCACGTTTATGATCGGCGTCAAAGTGGAGCGATGAACAGAAAAATCCCGCACAAGAGCGATGTCTTGCGCGGGATTTTTGTTTGATCCGGAATGCCCCGAAGGCGCGTCAGTAAACGCGCTTCTTCGGCTTGATATATTCCGCGTCGTCGGTGAGCGTGTAATCGTGGACCGGACGGTAATCGATCTTGGTCGTGCCGCCCTTGCCGCCCCAGCCGTCAAATGTCGCGGTGGTGTGCTTCATCCAGTTTGCGTCGTCGCGATCCGGGAAATCCTCGTGCATGTGCGCGCCGCGGCTTTCCTTGCGATTGTCCGCGCCCTTCATCGTCACGACGGCCTGGCCGATCAGATTGTCGAGTTCCATCGTCTCGATCAGATCGGTGTTCCAGATCAGCGAGCGATCGGTGATGCCGATATCCGCCATGCTCTTATAGACCGCGTCGATCTTCTGGACGCCTTCCGCGAGGAGCGCGGAATCGCGGAACACCGCGCAGTGGCGCTGCATCGTGCGCTGCATCTCCGTGCGGATCTTCGCGGTGGACGAGCCGCCGCTGGCGTTGCGGAAATGATCGAGCCGCGCCAGCGCCTGCTCCTCAGAGCCACCCGGCAGCGGATTGTGCGGCGTGTTCGGCTTCAGCGTATCCTTGAGCCGCAGCCCGGTCGCGCGGCCGAATACCACCAGATCGATCAGCGAGTTCGAGCCGAGGCGGTTCGCGCCATGGACGGAAACGCACGCCGCTTCGCCAACCGCGAACAGGCCGGGGACCACGGCATCGGGGTTGCCATCCTTCAGCTGGACGACTTCGCCGTGATAGTTCGTGGGGATGCCGCCCATGTTGTAATGGACGGTCGGCGTCACCGGCAGCGGCTGGCGCGTGAGATCGACGCCGGCGAAGATCTTGCCCGTCTCGGTGATGCCGGGGAGCCGCTCGTGCAGCACCTTGGGATCAATATGATCGAGGTGGAGGTAGATATATTCGCCGTGCGGGCCGACGCCGCGTCCTTCGCGCATCTCCATCGCCATCGAACGCGCGACCACGTCGCGGCTCGCGAGATCCTTGGCGGATGGCGCGTAACGCTCCATGAAGCGCTCGCCCTCGGAGTTGGTGAGATAGCCGCCTTCACCGCGTGCGCCCTCGGTGATGAGCACCCCCGCGCCGTAGATGCCGGTCGGGTGGAACTGCACGAACTCCATGTCCTGCAACGCCAGCCCGGCGCGCAGCGCCATGCCGTTGCCGTCGCCGGTGCAGGTATGCGCCGAGGTGGCCGACTGATAGACGCGGCCGCCGCCGCCCGTTGCCAGCACGACGGCGTGGCTGCGGAAACGGTGGATCGCGCCGGTTTCCATGCACATCGCGATCACGCCACGGCACGCGCCGTTTTCCATGATCAGATCGAGCGCGAAATATTCGACGTAGAAATCCGCATCATACTTCAGGCTCTGCTGATAGAGCGCGTGGAGCATGGCGTGGCCGGTGCG
Protein-coding sequences here:
- a CDS encoding efflux RND transporter permease subunit, translated to MSLSRPFIERPVATTLLAVAILLIGIVAYLSLPVAALPNVDFPTLQISTSLPGASPETMASNVATPLERQFSLIPGILQMTSASSQGTTSITLQFQLSQSLDSDFEQVQAAINAASAQLPSNLPAQPTIRRVNPADAPIMILALTSDTLPLDQVDNYADVIFSQQVSRISGVGLVNIGGQQKPAVRIQLDPRKIAARGLQIDTIRANLVAATTNAPKGSITGPQQGLTVYANDQLLDATAWQDLVVGYSNGAAIRLSDVGNASPSVENNQIGAWVFPGKANTDPGFKSGKSILLVIYKQPGANVIKTVRQIRASLPQLEASIPPGINVHILRDSTQTIRASVLDVEKTLLITVALVVIVIFIFLLDIRATLIPSAVIPLALLGAAGVMLALNYSLDNLSLMALTIAVGFVVDDAIVMVEVIWQHIEAGAAPLDAALAGAGEIGFTILSISISLIAVFTPLMFMGGVVGLLMREFAVTLSAAVLVSMVLTLTLTPMLCGRFLKAPKPRTNRVTQALDSGFRRLDTGYERALGVVLRHQLPTLIVFLLTLVIAVFLYLTANTGFFPQEDTGFLGGVMLTSQDSSFTKTHAKVEQVGKLIGEDHGVAGVAMFVGSGSSNQANLFIALKPKDSGRVATADQIIARLRPKLAQLVGVQTFLQATQDINVGGRAGQAQYQYTLSDSDLTELNTWAPKLLAALQKLPELKDVSSDQQSKGGSLNLTIDRAAAARFGISPAMIDATIYEMIGQDEITQYYTQQNSYHVVVEAPPRLQATPDILNSIYLLSPLTGKSVPLSLFVRTSQSGTSSVTINHQGEYPAATLSFNLAPGIALSQATKAVQTARDNLGAPTALNGSFQGNAQAFQQSLSTEPLLILAALIAVYVILGVLYESFIHPLTILSTLPSAGVGALLALRAAGQDLNVIGIIAIILLIGIVKKNGIMIVDVAMRLEREEHLSAAEAARRASTQRFRPILMTTACAALGGIPMILMSGTGSEFRQPLGYAIVGGLFVSQVLTLFTTPLVYIYLDRLRTRADRKAAPAIA
- a CDS encoding efflux RND transporter periplasmic adaptor subunit produces the protein MIEARRRRHIVLGALGLLALILVAWVLLRTPPAKATPPPPIPVTAAKAVSRDLPISIIGLGAAQAWNSITILSQVSGKLLRVNFTEGSDVRAGQVLAEVDPSPYLAALQQAEGTLRRDQAQLAGARLDLKRYQLLQSQDSIARQTAEDQAVTVAQDEGTVEIDQGAVAAARLNLRWCHITAPVAGRVGVRLVDPGNLVSASGSTASTPSTAAATSNTPASGSGGSGIVVLNEIQPIAVTFTVAEGDFNQIRMLSGDFRNALAVQALSQEDGELLDTGELRIADNRVDPATGTVQLKARFPNGGRHLWPGQFVNVKLATQTIRNAVVIPTTAVNRGPSGQYAFVIGKDGTAAMRPIATEGAEGTLTAVKSGVKPGEIVVVDGQMTLKAGSKVRIVRPAPGQTGA
- a CDS encoding sulfatase-like hydrolase/transferase; the protein is MSARDPLATPHKAHWPMPTRAPDGAPNIVVILFDDVGFADFGCYGSTIRTPAIDAIAARGLRYSGFHTTAMCSTTRAALMTGRNHHSVGMGCLANFDSGYPGYRGKIRKEAGTLAEMLRPHGYNNYMVGKWHVTPLGETGPAGPVDGWPLGRGFDRFYGFMDAETDQYAPELVRDNTPATPPGTYESGYHLTTDLTDEAIRFVGDHIAAKPDAPFLLWLAYGACHAPHQAPHDLILQYDAEFGHGWDIERERRLAAMKDAGLVPPDTHMPPRNDFVQPWDSYDTDQRRLFTRLQAAYAAMLDHADRNIARLMAFLDRAGLTDDTLVLVLSDNGASQEGMLYGFVNAMGPYNQRPESIEEKIARIDDIGGPDTHANFPLGWAMAANTPLRRYKQNTHGGGIRDPLVVSWPARIPARGEMRHQFAHCVDVVPTLLDLIGLAPPEQVNGVPQMPLEGTSFAASLLDANAPARDGPQYFEMFGHRGIIHQGWKAVAFHPPGTPYDGDKWELFHLDSDFSETNNLAEAEPARLAALIDLWWQEAEAHDVLPLDDRFGPRFAENAARRLGARRVFTFHKGMGHIPTDIAPDLRARSYKIEAHAHVRPGDEGVLIAHGDATCGYSLFLRDGHLHFDVNVGEHQIVRSDAPVAPGDHVLTVEVVHGAPATIALRVDEAMVGTGTIRHGFVNFISWSGLDIGHDRSSPVSDYAAPFAFTGELRKVVVTILDGASGDDEAAAQVLLARE